AGCCGATCTACGACGTGATCCGCGAGCTGGCACGCACGCAGGGCGATGCGCTGGTGGACATCTATGAGCGCATGCGCCGCGAAACCGAACAGGGCAACTGGGACCTGCGCGTGCGCGGCTACGGCGTGGTGGACGATGAGATTCCGATCTACAACGCCAGCCTCGATCACCTGCACGTAGGCGACGTACGCTGGTGGACCAACATTCACCCCAACCCGGAAGGCATCCGCGTGATCGCCGACGAAGAGGCGCGCGTCTTCCAGGCGCACTGGCCCACCTCGCTGGCGGTGTGAGTCATACGGGCTGCACACACAACAGGGGTTGGCCACATGGGCACAACCCCTGTATGGTGACCGGCGCGGGCCGGGTCCGGCCCTGCCCCGCCGTTAGGCCAGACGCCGCCGCAGCGCCAGACCACCACCAAGCAACAGCACGCCGAGCAGCAGGGCCAGCGGCAGCCAAATATCGCTCACGCCCGTATCGGGCAGCGTGCCAGGCAGGGCGCCACCCGGCGCCGCCTGCTGGGGCGTGAAGGTCGCCACTTCCGCGCGAATGTTGGCCAGGTTGCCGACCGCCACCACATCGTAGATCGTGCCGGCCTGCAACCTCGTGCCGGCCAGGTCGAGTACCACATCGTCGGCGCCCGCGGGCGTGACCTGCAGATCGTAGGTCCCGGCGTCAACCGGCAGATAGTCGCTGGCGTTGGGGAAGGCCAGGCTTTCGATCAGCGTCGGGCCATTGGCGACGCGCACGCGCACCGCCGGCGCGTCGGGCGAGGCATGGATCACACGCACATGCGCCTTGCCCGCCGCGGGTGCGCTCAGATTGTCGTTGT
This is a stretch of genomic DNA from Kallotenue papyrolyticum. It encodes these proteins:
- a CDS encoding DUF4397 domain-containing protein, which gives rise to MRRLMIVSGLVLLVLALVGPAAAQGNTARVRVIHASPDAPAVDVFVDGQAVLTNVAFPAISNYLEVPAGPHEVRVAPAGQGTGAAVITANLTLEAGQAYTVAAVGQLANIRAQVYNDNLSAPAAGKAHVRVIHASPDAPAVRVRVANGPTLIESLAFPNASDYLPVDAGTYDLQVTPAGADDVVLDLAGTRLQAGTIYDVVAVGNLANIRAEVATFTPQQAAPGGALPGTLPDTGVSDIWLPLALLLGVLLLGGGLALRRRLA